From Chaetodon trifascialis isolate fChaTrf1 chromosome 24, fChaTrf1.hap1, whole genome shotgun sequence:
AGAAATAAAATGGTTCAGCCTGGAGGGCGCCAACTAGACCGTTTACGAAAGAGTTGAGAGGTTCCAGCTCATGGAACTACCATTAGCTTAATTAGCCAGCTAGCAAGGCTACAGGTAACTGTAAGTGTATAAGTTTTGGTCACAATTAACTGGATGTTTGCAGGTTCAGTGCCTGCAACAGTAGCATTCTGGGATGTCCTTGACTAAACCTGCAGGGCCACAGATGTTCATTTTATGCTTTGCCTGCAGATGCATTCACAGAGCGCCAATGcattctgcagaaacacaaagactaCCATGGATGAAGAATGCTCAGCTTTACATATTTCTCCTCCACTCCACTGGAACATTCTGCCCACAGCGATTGAATTTATCCGAATTTGATTTCATCGAAACTTTTTTCTTGTCCAgtgaggggaaatttcatttgcagacaacagacaacacaagaaaaataacacaataaGAATGCCACataaatgataaaacacacGCTGTACCATGGAAACGCTTTACAAATAACAGCAGTGTACAGCCTGCCAGATGGAGAAACATCACTTGATAAGGGAGTCAGTGGCCCTGGAGTGCAATAAAAAGTTCCAGCACTACAGAATATGAGCTTTTCTTCTGCATACAAATTGTAGTAACATATATCACACTGACAAATATCAGTTAATATAAAGAGCAGACAAAATGTCAATAGCTGCATCGTCCTATAGTGCAATAAAAAAAGCAGTAGCATTACAGAAGGCTCTTATACTTAACATCTTCTATCTGAGCAATCTAATTACAGCAGGGGAAATTCTGATGTGATATGTTGCAGCATGCCCAACGTCTTAAAGCTACAGTAGATGGCAGGCCAGTAactgtgtgtggacacagaAATTCAGAgaatacagtttgtttgtttgtttgttgcaggaATACATTATCGGAAATCCTGCGCCTCCTCCGGGGCTTGCCTCATCGCCTCCTCAGGCTACCAGCAGTTCTGTACCGGCAGGCTGAACTCAGTCTGCATCTCCTGCTGCAACACCCCGCTCTGCAACGGGCCCAGGAGGAAGCGTCCCATCCCGTCGGCCGCATTGTGCAGCCCACAGACGAACTggctgcttctcctcttcctcaccttcctcctgcagctgctgatgctcCCTCCTGTGACGTAGACTGAGGTTCCCTTCACGTCTCCACTGTACAGTTTGTTTGTCTCACATTTTTGCTCTTGATTTTGGTTCATCTGGGCTCACGCTGCGCAGGTAGAAGGTCAAAAGGCCGAATTTTAGCAACTAGTCCTCCTGCAAGGTTTGAGAATTTGGCAGCAGGAGTCAAATCCAATCATGTTGGACTTGAAGCTTCAGCTAAACAGACTTGTTTGCACTTTTTGCTGATGGATAGTGGACCCCAACAAATAGATTTCGCTGCATCCCAGCAGCAATGAGCATGTTCAGAGGTGAGGGGATTTCtgattttgggaaatatgctgaATGCCTGTGTAGTGGATTGTctgatgagaagattgatactaCTGTTAAATGTAAGGTTgtttgcttagcttagcacaaagactgaaaacagatgaaaacagctagcctggctacCAGTTTACACCATATATTGTCATTTAATCCgcacaaaaaataataattcattgttttatttgtggtCCAGTGCTGAGG
This genomic window contains:
- the LOC139328014 gene encoding ly6/PLAUR domain-containing protein 1-like isoform X2 produces the protein MRLLVFATLCGVLLDAGDALQIQCYQCEEMKHNDCSTPEYIVNCTVNVQDMCQKEVLVKPDGIHYRKSCASSGACLIASSGYQQFCTGRLNSVCISCCNTPLCNGPRRKRPIPSAALCSPQTNWLLLLFLTFLLQLLMLPPVT